Proteins encoded within one genomic window of Gadus chalcogrammus isolate NIFS_2021 chromosome 6, NIFS_Gcha_1.0, whole genome shotgun sequence:
- the rsph14 gene encoding radial spoke head 14 homolog isoform X1, producing MANVRISERLPWLLNSHLAPVAYGSWALPKLVLELQQPDTLTRQRALASLCDLAHDPEKAYQAIQNGCLEQLKLLLRDNEPSIRTRTSELLFLLVAHSVGREAFLCRDVLSPLAELIDESHHACKLNVHRTLNRLANFPSAAMSMVSMDLVPRLVANVNEEEDEVIQTLLLYTISLCLRVDPRPALACNGVSVLGKQLSTPSLGIRRAALNALLAISVPLEGKERVCDGGLLPLLVKLLSDSDPEVQANAAGTIMNTVIITKGKLQALSAGALPGLLLLVSSEERAVCLNALKALTALAEAPSGRRHLLEHVPVLSSRTGAHEDQAVRRAAQCALQVVTWTP from the exons ATGGCCAACGTGCGGATATCGGAGCGGCTACCGTGGCTCCTCAACTCCCACCTCGCCCCCGTCGCCTACGGGAGCTGGGCTCTCCCGAAGCTGgtcctggagctccagcagcCGGACACACTGACCCGACAGCGGGCTCTAGCGTCGCTCTGCGACCTCGCACACGACCCTGAAAAGGCCTATCAAGCGATTCAAAACG GTTGCCTGGAGCAGTTGAAGCTGTTGCTGAGAGACAACGAGCCTTCGATCCGGACGCGAACCTCGgagcttctctttcttctggtcGCCCACAGTGTCGGCAG AGAGGCCTTCCTGTGCCGTGATGTTCTCTCTCCTCTGGCTGAGCTGATAGATGAGTCGCATCATGCCTGTAAACTCAACGTCCACCGGACCCTGAACCGACTGGCCAACTTTCCCTCAG CTGCAATGTCAATGGTGTCTATGGACCTGGTTCCACGCCTGGTGGCAAATGTCaacgaggaggaagacgaggtcATACAGACCCTTCTCCTCTATACCATCAGTCTGTGTTTGAGGGTGGATCCCCGGCCCGCCCTAGCCTGTAATGGGGTGTCTGTCCTGGGCAAGCAGCTCTCCACGCCCTCCCTGGGAATCCGTAGAGCTGCGTTGAACGCTCTTCTGGCCATCAG TGTACCtctggaggggaaggagagggtgtGTGATGGGGGCCTCCTACCGTTACTGGTAAAGCTGCTGTCGGACTCGGACCCCGAGGTCCAGGCCAACGCTGCTGGTACCATAATGAACACTGTCATCATTActaaag gtaAGCTCCAAGCTCTGTCGGCAGGGGCCCTCCCTGGACTCCTGCTCCTGGTGTCCAGCGAGGAGCGGGCGGTGTGCCTCAACGCCCTGAAGGCCCTCACGGCACTGGCCGAGGCCCCTAGCGGCCGGCGCCATCTGTTGGAACACGTCCCGGTGCTGAGCAGCCGGACGGGGGCCCACGAGGATCAGGCGGTCCGGCGGGCTGCACAGTGCGCTCTCCAGGTGGTCACCTGGACGCCCTGA
- the nudt18 gene encoding 8-oxo-dGDP phosphatase NUDT18 isoform X1 yields the protein MEVEDQVRRIMEGEGLEFTELDVHPDQAKPATLRKTVSYIVCAVILNDQEEVLMVQEAKQECFGQWYLPAGRMEEGEAIEAAMQREVKEEAGFDCQPITLLLIQEQGPQWIRFIFLAKVTGGSLKIPGEGDQESLQATWWDRVSPLQLRGRDILDLIDSGLKYHQETWHPRTLPVAIPCSHVVQRLVLIFSNAEEELWVLLVKAPRLHLPTAGAVKTHTLMWASSLVVQDALGSLYYDQEVTALGVLGLQHHYHPTPGRLQSRCSDGVCFNMLAQLVPDPVQRDRDGEKLEVVPPSQPPPVENPRYTWKRIQSQVLTDILLGKMKNPCTLPIHSLY from the exons ATGGAGGTTGAGGATCAGGTCAGAAGGAttatggagggagaggggttagAGTTCACAGAGTTAGATGTGCATCCTGATCAGGCCAAACCAGCAACGCTTAGAAAAACAGTCTCTTACATCGTCTGCGCAGTCATCCTTAACGACCAG gagGAAGTGCTTATGGTGCAGGAGGCCAAGCAGGAGTGTTTTGGACAGTGGTACCTCCCTGCAGgtaggatggaggagggggaggctatTGAGGCGGCGATGCAGAGGGAG GTGAAAGAGGAAGCAGGCTTTGactgtcagccaatcacattgCTGTTGATCCAGGAGCAGGGACCACAATGGATCCGCTTCATTTTCCTTGCCAAggtcacag ggggcagtctGAAGATTCCGGGTGAGGGGGATCAAGAGTCCCTGCAGGCTACCTGGTGGGATAGGGTGTCTCCTCTTCAACTAAGAGGACGCGACATCCTCGACCTTATAGACTCTGGGCTCAA GTACCACCAAGAGACATGGCATCCTCGCACGCTACCGGTGGCCATACCCTGCAGTCACGTGGTGCAGAGGCTGGTCCTCATCTTCTCCAATGCCGAAGAGGAGCTCTGGGTTCTACTGGTTAAAG cCCCgcgcctccacctccccacaGCGGGGGCGGTGAAGACCCATACGCTGATGTGGGCCTCTAGCCTGGTGGTGCAGGATGCCCTGGGGTCCCTCTACTACGACCAAGAGGTCACGGCACTGGGCGTGCTGGGCCTGCAGCACCACTACCACCCCACGCCCGGACGCCTGCAGTCCCGGTGCAGTGACGGCGTCTGCTTCAACATGCTGGCGCAGCTGGTTCCGGACCCCGTCCAGCGGGACCGGGACGGGGAGAAGCTGGAGGTGGTGCCGCCAAGCCAGCCGCCGCCGGTGGAGAACCCTCGGTACACCTGGAAACGCATCCAGAGCCAGGTGCTGACGGACATCCTGCTGGGGAAGATGAAGAACCCCTGCACCTTACCCATCCACAGTCTGTACTGA
- the rsph14 gene encoding radial spoke head 14 homolog isoform X2: MSHWAHPSSILSRNPRSVTAEFKRDGEIDFRGKGACLCVSLGNVLGAPRRMDIKTHQEVYLGCLEQLKLLLRDNEPSIRTRTSELLFLLVAHSVGREAFLCRDVLSPLAELIDESHHACKLNVHRTLNRLANFPSAAMSMVSMDLVPRLVANVNEEEDEVIQTLLLYTISLCLRVDPRPALACNGVSVLGKQLSTPSLGIRRAALNALLAISVPLEGKERVCDGGLLPLLVKLLSDSDPEVQANAAGTIMNTVIITKGKLQALSAGALPGLLLLVSSEERAVCLNALKALTALAEAPSGRRHLLEHVPVLSSRTGAHEDQAVRRAAQCALQVVTWTP; this comes from the exons atgtcacactgggcgcatccATCTTCAATTCTATCTCGGAACCCTCGCTCGGTCACCGCTGAGTTCAAACGAGATGGGGAGATCGacttccgaggaaaaggggcgtgtttgtgcgtgtcgctaggcaacgtcctcggagctccgagacggatggatattaaaacgcaccaaGAGGTTTACCTCG GTTGCCTGGAGCAGTTGAAGCTGTTGCTGAGAGACAACGAGCCTTCGATCCGGACGCGAACCTCGgagcttctctttcttctggtcGCCCACAGTGTCGGCAG AGAGGCCTTCCTGTGCCGTGATGTTCTCTCTCCTCTGGCTGAGCTGATAGATGAGTCGCATCATGCCTGTAAACTCAACGTCCACCGGACCCTGAACCGACTGGCCAACTTTCCCTCAG CTGCAATGTCAATGGTGTCTATGGACCTGGTTCCACGCCTGGTGGCAAATGTCaacgaggaggaagacgaggtcATACAGACCCTTCTCCTCTATACCATCAGTCTGTGTTTGAGGGTGGATCCCCGGCCCGCCCTAGCCTGTAATGGGGTGTCTGTCCTGGGCAAGCAGCTCTCCACGCCCTCCCTGGGAATCCGTAGAGCTGCGTTGAACGCTCTTCTGGCCATCAG TGTACCtctggaggggaaggagagggtgtGTGATGGGGGCCTCCTACCGTTACTGGTAAAGCTGCTGTCGGACTCGGACCCCGAGGTCCAGGCCAACGCTGCTGGTACCATAATGAACACTGTCATCATTActaaag gtaAGCTCCAAGCTCTGTCGGCAGGGGCCCTCCCTGGACTCCTGCTCCTGGTGTCCAGCGAGGAGCGGGCGGTGTGCCTCAACGCCCTGAAGGCCCTCACGGCACTGGCCGAGGCCCCTAGCGGCCGGCGCCATCTGTTGGAACACGTCCCGGTGCTGAGCAGCCGGACGGGGGCCCACGAGGATCAGGCGGTCCGGCGGGCTGCACAGTGCGCTCTCCAGGTGGTCACCTGGACGCCCTGA
- the sdhaf1 gene encoding succinate dehydrogenase assembly factor 1, mitochondrial gives MSRHSKMQKQVLALYRQFLQAGRDKPGFIPRIRDEFRENSRIKKKDVMHIEYLFRRAQRQLEQLRDVNTKQLGSFSKPKTDKMT, from the coding sequence ATGTCCCGACACAGTAAAATGCAAAAGCAGGTTCTGGCCTTGTATCGCCAGTTCCTCCAAGCGGGACGGGACAAACCAGGCTTCATCCCCCGCATCCGAGACGAGTTCAGGGAGAACTCCCGGATCAAGAAGAAGGACGTCATGCACATCGAGTATCTGTTCCGTCGGGCACAGAGGCAACTGGAGCAGCTGAGGGACGTCAACACCAAACAGCTGGGCTCCTTCTCCAAACCTAAAACAGACAAGATGACCTAG
- the nudt18 gene encoding 8-oxo-dGDP phosphatase NUDT18 isoform X2, with protein sequence MEVEDQVRRIMEGEGLEFTELDVHPDQAKPATLRKTVSYIVCAVILNDQEEVLMVQEAKQECFGQWYLPAGRMEEGEAIEAAMQREVKEEAGFDCQPITLLLIQEQGPQWIRFIFLAKVTGGSLKIPGEGDQESLQATWYHQETWHPRTLPVAIPCSHVVQRLVLIFSNAEEELWVLLVKAPRLHLPTAGAVKTHTLMWASSLVVQDALGSLYYDQEVTALGVLGLQHHYHPTPGRLQSRCSDGVCFNMLAQLVPDPVQRDRDGEKLEVVPPSQPPPVENPRYTWKRIQSQVLTDILLGKMKNPCTLPIHSLY encoded by the exons ATGGAGGTTGAGGATCAGGTCAGAAGGAttatggagggagaggggttagAGTTCACAGAGTTAGATGTGCATCCTGATCAGGCCAAACCAGCAACGCTTAGAAAAACAGTCTCTTACATCGTCTGCGCAGTCATCCTTAACGACCAG gagGAAGTGCTTATGGTGCAGGAGGCCAAGCAGGAGTGTTTTGGACAGTGGTACCTCCCTGCAGgtaggatggaggagggggaggctatTGAGGCGGCGATGCAGAGGGAG GTGAAAGAGGAAGCAGGCTTTGactgtcagccaatcacattgCTGTTGATCCAGGAGCAGGGACCACAATGGATCCGCTTCATTTTCCTTGCCAAggtcacag ggggcagtctGAAGATTCCGGGTGAGGGGGATCAAGAGTCCCTGCAGGCTACCTG GTACCACCAAGAGACATGGCATCCTCGCACGCTACCGGTGGCCATACCCTGCAGTCACGTGGTGCAGAGGCTGGTCCTCATCTTCTCCAATGCCGAAGAGGAGCTCTGGGTTCTACTGGTTAAAG cCCCgcgcctccacctccccacaGCGGGGGCGGTGAAGACCCATACGCTGATGTGGGCCTCTAGCCTGGTGGTGCAGGATGCCCTGGGGTCCCTCTACTACGACCAAGAGGTCACGGCACTGGGCGTGCTGGGCCTGCAGCACCACTACCACCCCACGCCCGGACGCCTGCAGTCCCGGTGCAGTGACGGCGTCTGCTTCAACATGCTGGCGCAGCTGGTTCCGGACCCCGTCCAGCGGGACCGGGACGGGGAGAAGCTGGAGGTGGTGCCGCCAAGCCAGCCGCCGCCGGTGGAGAACCCTCGGTACACCTGGAAACGCATCCAGAGCCAGGTGCTGACGGACATCCTGCTGGGGAAGATGAAGAACCCCTGCACCTTACCCATCCACAGTCTGTACTGA